TCCGTTCCAGCAATGTGACAAGGCGAAGCTTGATAACGTCCTGTTTCCTTGTAAACTCTGTTCGTTCAGACAATAATCCGCAAGGTTTCAACATTGAAAAATTTGCCGTGTTAGAGAATAAGGACCTTGAAGTTATTCAACGCTAAAACCCAAGATTATGAAACAATTACTCGATTTAGACACGTTCTCAAAAGACCTTTCGGATAAAGGCTATAACGGTTATTTCCACACTCAATCGGCTTATCCTGGCAAACTAAAAGACAGCATCAGTGAATACTTGGAAGCCTCTCACAACGGTACGAAAAAACCGAATAGACATGAACTTTTTTTATTATCGACTTACCTCCAATGGAATGGAGATGACAAGCCGAGGATTGAATGTAATATGTGGATAAGACATAAAAACGGCATTTTCGATGTACAAAAGATGGACATTGAAAGGACAGACCGCTACGGACAACTATTGAAGAAATCAGAACTAACAAATCTTTCAACAGGTTCGGTTCCTACATTAAAGGAAGCCGTAGCCCAAGTATCTGAAGATCCTAAACAACACATTTCTTCCCAAAAAAGAGGGTTTAAAATGTGATAGCCAATAATAATTTAAGACATGAAAAAATTAAGAGCAAATATGGATAGGTATTTTAACAAGTTGGACGAACGATGGCGGGCATTACCCGTTGGAAAACAGCATAAATACACCTTATACTTTTTTATAGGCTATCTACTGCTTACCGCAGGAGTTATTTTAAAAGTATGGTATGATGCAGGCAAAGCCGATAACAATTTGGTCATTGAGCATATCGAAAATCCTGTTCTCAAAAAGAAAGAAAGTCCTGAAAAGCTGAAGGACACATTGACAACAATTTTTAAAAATAAATTTTATGAAAGAAAATGAAAAAAGGGTCAGCATTCTGGTTGAGGAAGGCGACCAAAACAAAGTATCCAACCTTACGGAGGATAAAAAGAGTGCCATTGAACGATTTAAAAAACCACTCATTTTTGGTTTAATGGGGATTGTTTTTATGGGTTGTTTATACCTGATATTTAAACCCTCGGCAGATAAAAAAGAAATGGAAAACATCGGACTAAACGATGCTTTTCCACAGGCTACCGAAGCAGGAATGCAGGATGATAAACAAAAAGCTTATGAGCAAGATATGCTGGAACAGAAAGACCAGGAAAGCCGAAATGCCCTAACTACGCTATCGGATTATTGGAATACCGATAGCACACAGCAGACTAAAGAAGAATTGCCCGAAGAAGACCAAAACAATGGTATGATGACTGGAAAATCGGGCACTTCTACACTAAACAGTTACCGAAATGCACAAAGCACATTAGGTTCATTTTATCAGGATAATAACAGCGAAACACAAGAACTACGCAGGCAATTGGACGAACTAAAAGAAAAATTGGCTGAAAAAGATATACCTGTCGGTGTAACTGTAAATGACCAATTGACGTTGATGGAAAAATCGTATCAGATGGCTTCAAAGTATCTGCCTTCGGGAGGAAATACCGAAAAACCTGTAAGCACCGACAGTGCTAGCCGAGGTTCTTCTTCAAATTCTCAGAAAGAATATTTTGTAGCATTCACACCTACAAGAAAGAAAGCTGTATCGGCTTTGTACAGAGAACCTACGGATAGTGCTTTTTTAGCCGACTGGAGCGAAAAAAAAAACCGAGGTTTCTATACTGCTGGAACAGTAGAGCAAGTCGCTCAACCAAAAAATAGCGTAAAAGCCAGCATACAGGAAACACAGACCATTATTGGCGAAAGCGGTGTACGACTGCGTTTGTTAGAACCTGCACAAACGCCAAACCGTACTATTCCGCAGGGAACAATTTTAACGGCAATCGGAAAGTTTCAAGGTGGCAGGTTACAGTTAAAAGTTACATCTATTGAGCTTGAGGGCAATATTATCCCAGTAGATATAACCATCTACGACCTCGATGGTCAGCAGGGTTTGTACGTTCCCTATTCGCCAGAACGTAATGCAGTTACCGACATCGTAGCCAATATGGGAAATGCCACAGGTTCAAGCTTCAGTATGAACTCGTCAACAGGACAACAGATTGGTTCCGACCTCAGTAAAAGTGCCGTACAAGGTATTTCGGGTTATTTCGCCAAAAAAATACGAACACCAAAAGTTACGCTAAAAGCAGGACATCAAGTTTTCCTTGTTTCTAAAAAATAATATTGAACTCAAATAATTAAGAAAATGAAAAATCATATAAAAACTTTTTGGGCTTTTGCCCTTATCATCGGCTTTGCCGTAAACACTTTTGCACAAGACAGTATAAAAGCACCGCTAAATTTAGGCAAGATAGAACCGTACCAAATGCAAGTAACTTATGACAAGACTACTCATTTGATTTTCCCAACCGCCATACGTTATGTGGATTTGGGAAGCGAATACCTGATTGCAGGAAAAGCAGAAGATGCGGAAAACGTACTTCGTGTAAAAGCATCGGTAAAAGATTTCGAAACGGAAACCAATTTTTCGGTAATTACCAATGACGGTCGATTTTACAGCTTCAATGTATATTATAGTGCTTATCCGGAAGCGTTGAGTTACGATCTGCTGACAATGCAAAAAGCAGTGGATAAGGAAAATGGAAATGATGTGCTTTTTGAAGAATTGGGTAACAATTCGCCATCATTGTCAGGTTTGCTTTTGGAAACGATTTACAAAAAAGACCAGCGAATTGTAAAGCATATCGGTGCTAAAAGTTTCGGTATTCAGTTTATCCTAAAAGGAATTTACATACACAATGGCAAATACTATTTCCATACAGAATTGAGAAACCGTACCAATGTGCCTTTCGGAATTGATTTTATCAATTTCAAAGTAGTAGATAAAAAAGTAGCCAAGCGTACCGTAGTGCAGGAAAGACCAATGATACCATTACGTACTTATAAGCCATTGAATGAGATTGGCGGGAAAGCAATCGAACAAAACGTATTCCTTTTAGACCAGTTTACCATTGCCGATGACAAGGTTTTGCTGATTGAAATCTTTGAGAAAAACGGTGGCAGACACCAAACGCTTCAGGTAGAGAATTCAGATTTAATCAAGGCTCGACTAATTAATGATATGCACCTGAAATTTTAATAACCCTTTTAAAGTAATAATATGAGAAAGTATATCTATACCGTAATGTTCGTATTAATGGGCATTACGATTGCACAAGCACAACGAATGTTACCTAAGCAAAAAGGCTTGGAAGTAAGTGCCGGTGTATTATCTGGCGATAAAATCGGAAACGATTATTATATCAATTTAGCAATGACTATAAATGGCAAAAACGGCAATTACCAATTTTGGGCATTGGAATATACGCACCAATACCATTCTTATAAAGACTTGCATATTCCGCAAGAAACTTACACAGCCGAAGGCGGTTACAGTTTATTCCTCTTGGGTGATGCCCGAAAAAACATAACGCTAAATGCCGGAATAACTGGCGTAATCGGTTATGAAGCCATCAACCGTGGCGAAGCAATGTTGGATGATGGAGCGAAAATAGTGAGTGAGGACAATTTCATTTACGGAGCTGGTGGTCGGCTGACTTTTGAAACGTATCTATCCGACCGATTTGTGTTAGTCCTGCAAGGACGTACAAAGGTTTTATGGGGTACAGATATGAAACAATTCCGTCCGTCCGCAGGTGTGGCATTAAGATTTAACTTTTAAAAACGTATAATAATGACAGCATTTTTCAATCAATTCAAAATAGGATTACTGCCACTATATGTATTGTTGGCAATCCTCACAAGTTCGGTTACTTTGGTATCTTGTAGCAAAGATGACGAACTCGAAATACGGAACGATTTTCCTTTTGAAGTACAGGTTATGCCTGTTCCCAAAGACGTATCGAATGGGCAAACCGTAGAAATAAGGATGACAATAAAACGAAGCGGTAATTACAGCAATACACAATATTTTATCCGTTACTTTCAGTTTGATGGACAGGGAACTTTAAGATATTATAATGAACCTGCGTATCTACCAAACGATTTATATCCTTTACCAACAGAGCAGTTTCGATTGTATTATACTTCTACGTCCACTGTGTCGCAATCATTTGATGTATGGATTTCTGATAGTTTTGGAAATGAAAAGAAATTCACTTTCCAATTCAATAGTAGCGATTAATAAATAAAATCCTGTCCACAAGGCAGGATTTTTTTATACTACCACGCTCACATTTTATATTTTTGTGATGTAGCGAAATAAATATATTTGTAAATTTATATGTAGAAATGTAATAGCTATTATTATGGTTGCATCATTAGTTATAGGGATCCTGTTTTTGGTTTTAGGCTTGGCGCTTCGCTACTGGATTAACCGCCGAAAGTTTTATAGGCGAAGTCCTATGGGTGCAGAAAGTTTTTCTTCTTACGAAAAATCGGTTGGCATTAAATTCATTGAACGAGTTGGCAAATGGGTAGCTTATGCCTTGATTATCTTCGGATTATTGTCATTATGGGTTTATTCCCGTGAAAAAAATGATAAGAAAAAACCGAAAGTGGAGATAAAAACTGAACAAATCGACCAACGCAGATAATCATTTTTAAAATACGGTTCTAAGAAAATCGGATAACATTTTGGGTTATCCGATTTTTGATTAATTATAAAAGTAAACTACAGTTTACTTTTTCGCTTATAGTGCAGTTGCGTTAAACCGGTTCCAAATGTTTTGACTTCGATAAATTCAATTACTTGTTCAGGTCTTCCATCTTTAAAAAGTCTTGTTCCATTACCTAATAAAATTGGGATAACTGAAATTATAAACTCATCTATTAAATCGTGTTTCAGTAGTTCATTTATTACTTCAGCTCCACCATCACAATAGATGTTTTTGCCGTTTTCAGACTTTAATTGTTTGACTAATTCGTTTATGTTTCCTGTATAAAAAGTGGTTCTTCCTACTTTTTGTCTTTCAGTTCTTGTAATGACATAAACATCTCGCTTACCGTTATCGTAATGAGATGCTCCGATTTCATTAACTACATAGTCGTAGGTTCTTCTACCAATAATTATAGTGTCTATTTTTGACGTAAATTCTGCATAACCATAATCTTCTCCTTCTTTATCTACAAGTTTCAAAAAGCTTAGATCATCATTTGGTTTTGCAATGTAACCGTCTAAACTCATTGCAATGAAAAGTGATATTTTTCGCATTTGTCTTAAATTTTAATGTTTCGACAAAATTACTTTTTGTCAATTAGATGTACTTTGTAAAAATGCGACAAATTATAATAGCGATGGTGAAAGTCCAGTAATTCGTTTGATTTCGTTACTAAGATGCGAATGGTCATAGTAGCCACATTCAAATGCAATATCTAATAAACTCCGGTCGTGATTTGTTTTTCTGATTACACTCAAAGCATTCTGAAAGCGGATAATATTTGAATATTCTTTTGGTGATAATCCAATATACTTTTTAAAACTTCGTTCCAGTTGCCTTACAGTCGTGAAATTTCTTTTTGATAGTTCGTAAATGCTAATTTGTCCGTTTGTTAAGTATATATCATTGATAACTGATTGTAGCTGATTGTTTTTAATTTTTATTCTTTCTGAAAAAAAATGGTCAAAATGGTTAAAGGGATTCTCAATCATTTTATCAACATTAAATGAATAGGATTTTTCAAATTCAACTGTATTATTAGTCAACTCATTTTGTGAAGCATAATTATAGAAATTAGCAAAAGTTGCAGGTTTCAGGCATACACCTAATAGGTGTGTTTCTCTGTCAATAAAACTATCTTTAAAAGAATTCATTGCACCTACTACGTAAGTTTTGCCGAAGTCCATAGAAACCAATCCGTTATCAGTCACACAAGTATTTCCCAAATTCATTACTACTCCAGCACAGCCATCGGGAAAAACCCGTTCCCACTGTTTTTCTAG
This portion of the Flavobacterium sp. CECT 9288 genome encodes:
- a CDS encoding nitrogen regulatory IIA protein, whose amino-acid sequence is MKKLRANMDRYFNKLDERWRALPVGKQHKYTLYFFIGYLLLTAGVILKVWYDAGKADNNLVIEHIENPVLKKKESPEKLKDTLTTIFKNKFYERK
- a CDS encoding helix-turn-helix domain-containing protein; the protein is MKYKIIKPCKELNSFIDFYWELKGNELEKQWERVFPDGCAGVVMNLGNTCVTDNGLVSMDFGKTYVVGAMNSFKDSFIDRETHLLGVCLKPATFANFYNYASQNELTNNTVEFEKSYSFNVDKMIENPFNHFDHFFSERIKIKNNQLQSVINDIYLTNGQISIYELSKRNFTTVRQLERSFKKYIGLSPKEYSNIIRFQNALSVIRKTNHDRSLLDIAFECGYYDHSHLSNEIKRITGLSPSLL
- the traN gene encoding conjugative transposon protein TraN, which translates into the protein MKNHIKTFWAFALIIGFAVNTFAQDSIKAPLNLGKIEPYQMQVTYDKTTHLIFPTAIRYVDLGSEYLIAGKAEDAENVLRVKASVKDFETETNFSVITNDGRFYSFNVYYSAYPEALSYDLLTMQKAVDKENGNDVLFEELGNNSPSLSGLLLETIYKKDQRIVKHIGAKSFGIQFILKGIYIHNGKYYFHTELRNRTNVPFGIDFINFKVVDKKVAKRTVVQERPMIPLRTYKPLNEIGGKAIEQNVFLLDQFTIADDKVLLIEIFEKNGGRHQTLQVENSDLIKARLINDMHLKF
- a CDS encoding conjugal transfer protein TraO; amino-acid sequence: MRKYIYTVMFVLMGITIAQAQRMLPKQKGLEVSAGVLSGDKIGNDYYINLAMTINGKNGNYQFWALEYTHQYHSYKDLHIPQETYTAEGGYSLFLLGDARKNITLNAGITGVIGYEAINRGEAMLDDGAKIVSEDNFIYGAGGRLTFETYLSDRFVLVLQGRTKVLWGTDMKQFRPSAGVALRFNF
- a CDS encoding DUF3872 domain-containing protein codes for the protein MTAFFNQFKIGLLPLYVLLAILTSSVTLVSCSKDDELEIRNDFPFEVQVMPVPKDVSNGQTVEIRMTIKRSGNYSNTQYFIRYFQFDGQGTLRYYNEPAYLPNDLYPLPTEQFRLYYTSTSTVSQSFDVWISDSFGNEKKFTFQFNSSD
- the traM gene encoding conjugative transposon protein TraM → MKENEKRVSILVEEGDQNKVSNLTEDKKSAIERFKKPLIFGLMGIVFMGCLYLIFKPSADKKEMENIGLNDAFPQATEAGMQDDKQKAYEQDMLEQKDQESRNALTTLSDYWNTDSTQQTKEELPEEDQNNGMMTGKSGTSTLNSYRNAQSTLGSFYQDNNSETQELRRQLDELKEKLAEKDIPVGVTVNDQLTLMEKSYQMASKYLPSGGNTEKPVSTDSASRGSSSNSQKEYFVAFTPTRKKAVSALYREPTDSAFLADWSEKKNRGFYTAGTVEQVAQPKNSVKASIQETQTIIGESGVRLRLLEPAQTPNRTIPQGTILTAIGKFQGGRLQLKVTSIELEGNIIPVDITIYDLDGQQGLYVPYSPERNAVTDIVANMGNATGSSFSMNSSTGQQIGSDLSKSAVQGISGYFAKKIRTPKVTLKAGHQVFLVSKK
- a CDS encoding dihydrofolate reductase family protein, which encodes MRKISLFIAMSLDGYIAKPNDDLSFLKLVDKEGEDYGYAEFTSKIDTIIIGRRTYDYVVNEIGASHYDNGKRDVYVITRTERQKVGRTTFYTGNINELVKQLKSENGKNIYCDGGAEVINELLKHDLIDEFIISVIPILLGNGTRLFKDGRPEQVIEFIEVKTFGTGLTQLHYKRKSKL
- a CDS encoding molybdenum ABC transporter permease produces the protein MVASLVIGILFLVLGLALRYWINRRKFYRRSPMGAESFSSYEKSVGIKFIERVGKWVAYALIIFGLLSLWVYSREKNDKKKPKVEIKTEQIDQRR